One genomic segment of Microbacterium sp. ProA8 includes these proteins:
- the ctaD gene encoding cytochrome c oxidase subunit I, which yields MATTLPLQETTQGRPTTLPPRQAALLSASRVEQKGNIIVKWITSTDHKTIGYLYLISSVIFFLLGGVMALIIRAELFEPGMQIIPTKEQYNQLFTMHGTIMLLMFATPLFAGFANAILPLQIGAPDVAFPRLNAFAFWLFLFGSTIAVAGFLTPQGAASFGWFAYQPLANASFSPGAGGNLWMLGLGMSGFGTILGAVNFITTIITMRAPGMTMWRMPIFSWNTLITSILVLMAFPVLAAAILAAAADRVLGAHIYDPANGGVLLWQHLFWFFGHPEVYIIALPFFGIVSEIFPVFSRKPIFGYKTLVYATIAIAALSVAVWAHHMYVTGAVLLPFFALMTMLIAVPTGVKIFNWIGTLWRGSVTFETPMVFALGFLVSFVFGGLTGVILASPPLDFALSDSYFVVAHFHYVVFGTVVFAMFAGFYFWWPKWTGRMLNERLGYVHFWMLFIGFHMTFLIQHWLGVDGMVRRYADYSEADGWTWQNQVSTIGAILLGASMIPFLFNVWITSRRAPKVTVNDPWGYGASLEWATSCPPPRHNFTSIPRIRSERPAFDLNHPEAGIPVGVGPAKDAPEAPVADLAEGEVK from the coding sequence ATGGCGACGACGCTTCCGCTCCAGGAGACGACGCAGGGTCGCCCGACGACCCTGCCGCCCCGCCAGGCCGCACTGCTCAGCGCTTCGCGCGTCGAGCAGAAGGGCAACATCATCGTCAAGTGGATCACCTCCACCGACCACAAGACGATCGGCTACCTCTACCTCATCTCGTCCGTCATCTTCTTCCTCCTCGGTGGAGTGATGGCGCTGATCATCCGTGCGGAGCTCTTCGAGCCCGGCATGCAGATCATCCCGACGAAAGAGCAGTACAACCAGCTGTTCACGATGCACGGCACGATCATGCTGCTGATGTTCGCGACGCCGCTGTTCGCCGGCTTCGCGAACGCGATCCTGCCGCTGCAGATCGGCGCACCGGACGTCGCGTTCCCGCGTCTGAACGCGTTCGCCTTCTGGCTGTTCCTCTTCGGCTCGACGATCGCCGTCGCCGGCTTCCTCACCCCGCAGGGCGCGGCGTCGTTCGGCTGGTTCGCCTATCAGCCGCTCGCGAATGCCAGCTTCTCTCCCGGCGCGGGAGGAAACCTCTGGATGCTCGGCCTCGGCATGAGCGGTTTCGGCACGATTCTCGGCGCGGTGAACTTCATCACCACGATCATCACGATGCGCGCGCCCGGCATGACGATGTGGCGCATGCCGATCTTCTCGTGGAACACGCTGATCACCAGCATCCTGGTCCTGATGGCCTTCCCGGTGCTGGCAGCCGCGATCCTCGCCGCTGCCGCGGATCGCGTGCTCGGCGCCCACATCTACGACCCCGCGAACGGCGGCGTCCTGCTGTGGCAGCACCTGTTCTGGTTCTTCGGCCACCCCGAGGTGTACATCATCGCGCTGCCGTTCTTCGGCATCGTCTCGGAGATCTTCCCGGTCTTCAGCCGCAAGCCGATCTTCGGCTACAAGACGCTCGTCTACGCGACGATCGCGATCGCTGCGCTGTCGGTCGCGGTGTGGGCTCACCACATGTACGTGACCGGCGCCGTGCTGCTGCCCTTCTTCGCCCTCATGACGATGCTCATCGCGGTGCCGACGGGCGTGAAGATCTTCAACTGGATCGGAACGCTCTGGCGAGGGTCTGTGACGTTCGAGACGCCCATGGTCTTCGCCCTCGGCTTCCTCGTGTCGTTCGTCTTCGGTGGTCTCACCGGCGTGATCCTCGCATCGCCGCCGCTCGACTTCGCCCTGTCGGACTCGTACTTCGTCGTGGCGCACTTCCACTACGTCGTCTTCGGCACGGTCGTCTTCGCGATGTTCGCCGGCTTCTACTTCTGGTGGCCGAAGTGGACCGGTCGGATGCTCAACGAGCGCCTCGGCTACGTGCACTTCTGGATGCTCTTCATCGGCTTCCACATGACCTTCCTCATCCAGCACTGGCTGGGCGTGGACGGCATGGTCCGCCGCTACGCCGATTACTCGGAGGCGGACGGCTGGACCTGGCAGAACCAGGTGTCGACGATCGGTGCGATCCTTCTGGGCGCTTCGATGATCCCGTTCCTCTTCAACGTCTGGATCACGTCGCGCAGGGCGCCGAAGGTGACCGTCAACGACCCGTGGGGCTACGGCGCGTCGCTCGAATGGGCGACCTCTTGCCCGCCGCCGCGGCACAACTTCACCTCGATCCCGCGCATCCGCAGCGAGCGGCCCGCGTTCGACCTGAACCACCCCGAGGCGGGCATCCCCGTGGGCGTCGGCCCGGCGAAGGACGCCCCCGAAGCCCCGGTTGCCGACCTCGCCGAGGGAGAGGTGAAGTAA
- a CDS encoding cytochrome c oxidase subunit 4: MRTNTGLWWLLSVFFLLVGVVYTAWNLLSNWDTNATGGQQLWETVTLSIEWVGSIALLFTAMMAALIAFYIGRVHSAQGGELPEDRLTADIDDGDPELGEFSPWSWWPIVLAFSAALGMIGLAVGAWLMPIGIGVFVVAIVGWVYEYYRGYFAR; encoded by the coding sequence GTGCGCACCAACACCGGACTCTGGTGGCTCCTCTCCGTATTCTTCCTGCTCGTCGGGGTGGTCTACACCGCGTGGAACCTGCTGTCGAACTGGGACACGAACGCCACAGGCGGACAGCAGCTGTGGGAGACGGTCACCCTCTCGATCGAGTGGGTCGGCAGCATCGCGCTGCTGTTCACGGCGATGATGGCCGCCCTCATCGCGTTCTACATCGGCCGCGTGCACAGCGCCCAGGGCGGTGAGCTGCCTGAGGACCGCCTCACGGCCGACATCGACGACGGCGACCCGGAACTCGGTGAGTTCAGCCCGTGGTCGTGGTGGCCCATCGTGCTCGCCTTCTCGGCAGCGCTCGGCATGATCGGCCTCGCGGTCGGCGCCTGGCTCATGCCCATCGGCATCGGGGTCTTCGTGGTCGCGATCGTCGGGTGGGTGTACGAGTACTACCGCGGATACTTCGCCCGCTGA
- a CDS encoding protein phosphatase 2C domain-containing protein gives MTGTRARLRAAAFSDIGLHRATNQDAAFTSTWGAAVADGVGGGPAGDLASATFIHRLAAGRLDGLEPLQLADSVRSANWDLRAHVERDPSLLGMATTFTGIFVARDGGVLLAHTGDSRAYRLRRGQLVQVSRDDSLVQALVDQGLVSIAEAASHPRRNLITASLSGAERDGAAVIAFDAPVGDRWLLCSDGLTDYVPDADIRALLVGIPDAAAAAEACVTLALDAGSRDNVTVVVCDIVDPELLRRTRGLAARRAELAPTSFYGAAATRFMEGLESSA, from the coding sequence ATGACGGGGACCCGGGCACGTCTTCGTGCGGCCGCGTTCTCCGACATCGGTCTGCATCGCGCGACCAACCAGGATGCCGCTTTCACGTCGACCTGGGGAGCCGCCGTGGCCGACGGCGTCGGCGGGGGACCTGCCGGCGACCTGGCCTCGGCGACCTTCATCCACCGCCTCGCGGCGGGCCGGCTGGACGGGCTCGAGCCTCTACAGCTCGCGGACAGCGTGCGGTCGGCGAACTGGGATCTGCGCGCCCACGTCGAGCGTGATCCGTCGCTCCTCGGCATGGCAACGACGTTCACCGGCATCTTCGTGGCGCGCGACGGCGGCGTCCTGCTCGCGCACACCGGCGACTCCCGCGCCTACCGCCTGCGCCGCGGGCAGCTGGTGCAGGTGAGCCGGGACGATTCGCTCGTCCAGGCGCTGGTGGACCAGGGCCTCGTGTCGATCGCAGAGGCAGCCTCACACCCTCGACGCAACCTCATCACCGCCTCCCTCAGCGGTGCTGAGCGTGACGGCGCTGCGGTGATCGCCTTCGATGCGCCGGTGGGGGACCGTTGGCTGCTCTGCAGCGACGGGCTCACCGACTACGTTCCGGATGCCGACATCCGTGCGCTTCTGGTGGGCATCCCGGATGCCGCGGCAGCGGCTGAAGCGTGCGTCACCCTCGCCCTCGACGCCGGCAGCCGCGACAACGTCACCGTGGTGGTGTGCGACATCGTCGATCCTGAGCTGCTGCGGCGCACACGCGGCCTGGCGGCCCGCCGGGCGGAGCTGGCACCGACGTCGTTCTACGGCGCGGCAGCCACGCGCTTCATGGAAGGGCTCGAGTCGTCGGCCTGA
- a CDS encoding rhodanese-like domain-containing protein, which translates to MTDALAYFSAKLAVETDASDVYAAQKDGEAFVLVDVRGDEAWAQGRIKGAIHMPYREIAERAPREIDPSSRVVVYCWSPGCNAGAKGAVEFAKLGYAVKEMIGGYEYWVREGQPTENDEGELPRVFDAQVMVVRAKVAG; encoded by the coding sequence ATGACCGATGCACTCGCGTATTTCTCCGCCAAGCTCGCCGTCGAGACCGACGCTTCCGACGTGTACGCCGCACAGAAGGACGGAGAGGCGTTCGTCCTGGTGGACGTGCGCGGCGACGAGGCGTGGGCGCAGGGACGCATCAAGGGCGCGATCCACATGCCCTACCGTGAGATCGCCGAGCGTGCACCGCGCGAGATCGATCCCTCCAGCCGCGTGGTGGTCTATTGCTGGAGCCCCGGCTGCAACGCCGGCGCGAAGGGCGCCGTCGAGTTCGCGAAGCTCGGCTACGCCGTCAAGGAGATGATCGGCGGGTACGAATACTGGGTGCGCGAGGGCCAGCCGACCGAGAACGACGAAGGTGAGCTCCCCCGCGTGTTCGACGCCCAGGTGATGGTCGTGCGCGCGAAGGTCGCCGGCTGA
- a CDS encoding ubiquinol-cytochrome c reductase cytochrome b subunit, whose amino-acid sequence MGATANYIDERTSLSGFVKELGRKIFPDHWSFMLGEIALWAFVVVLLSGTFLTFFFQASMVETHYNGAYLPMRGIEMSAAMASTLEISFDVRGGLLVRQMHHWAALVFVAGIGVHMLRVFFTGAFRKPRELNWVIGFILFILALGEGFTGYSLPDDVLSGNGLRIIDGMVKGIPLIGTWTSFLLFGGEFPGTAIVGRLYSLHILLLPAILVGLLVVHLMLMVINKHTQFAGAGRTNSVVVGYPMMPVYMSKMGGFLFITFGVIVLIASLFTINPIWNYGPYDPSPVSAGTQPDWYIGFADGALRLVPPGWEFVFLDRTWSFNILVPLVGLGLFIVLVLIYPFIEAWVTGDKREHHIAQRPRNAATRTAIGAAGVTFYAVLWAAAASDIIATHFWLTMEGVIHTLQALLILGPIVAYFVTKRMCIALQRKDREIALHGYESGRIVRLPGGEYIEVHQPVDEYERFKLADFDTYEPLVVRPNAQGRIPWHENVRASISRWFFEDRLTPVSQAELDAALAHQHHDLDHIAAEEDLELQGAHERAGVPDAPHKPIDDGHNSETAVRPSNVIVPDPEPGTKSPRNREKESDQ is encoded by the coding sequence ATCGGCGCCACCGCGAACTACATCGACGAACGCACGAGCCTCTCGGGCTTCGTCAAGGAGCTCGGCCGCAAGATCTTCCCCGACCACTGGTCGTTCATGCTCGGCGAGATCGCCCTGTGGGCTTTCGTCGTCGTGCTGCTGTCGGGCACGTTCCTGACGTTCTTCTTCCAGGCGTCGATGGTCGAGACCCACTACAACGGGGCCTATCTCCCGATGCGCGGCATCGAGATGTCGGCGGCGATGGCGTCGACCCTCGAGATCTCGTTCGACGTGCGCGGCGGCCTCCTGGTCCGCCAGATGCACCACTGGGCGGCGCTCGTCTTCGTCGCCGGCATCGGCGTGCACATGCTCCGCGTGTTCTTCACGGGTGCATTCCGCAAGCCGCGCGAGCTCAACTGGGTCATCGGCTTCATCCTGTTCATCCTCGCGCTGGGCGAAGGCTTCACCGGCTACTCGCTCCCCGACGACGTGCTCTCCGGCAACGGTCTGCGCATCATCGACGGCATGGTCAAGGGAATCCCGCTGATCGGCACCTGGACCTCGTTCCTGCTGTTCGGCGGCGAGTTCCCCGGCACGGCGATCGTCGGCCGCCTGTACTCGCTGCACATCCTGCTGCTGCCCGCCATCCTCGTCGGCCTGCTGGTCGTCCACCTCATGCTGATGGTGATCAACAAGCACACGCAGTTCGCCGGTGCGGGTCGCACCAACAGCGTCGTCGTGGGCTACCCGATGATGCCCGTCTACATGTCGAAGATGGGCGGCTTCCTGTTCATCACCTTCGGCGTGATCGTGCTGATCGCATCGCTGTTCACGATCAACCCGATCTGGAACTACGGCCCCTACGACCCGTCCCCCGTGTCGGCCGGCACGCAGCCCGACTGGTACATCGGCTTCGCCGACGGCGCGCTGCGACTGGTGCCCCCGGGCTGGGAGTTCGTCTTCCTGGACCGCACCTGGTCGTTCAACATCCTGGTGCCGCTGGTCGGGCTGGGTCTGTTCATCGTCCTCGTGCTGATCTACCCGTTCATCGAGGCGTGGGTGACGGGCGACAAGCGCGAACACCACATCGCCCAGCGCCCCCGCAACGCAGCGACCCGCACCGCCATCGGCGCCGCCGGCGTCACGTTCTACGCGGTGCTCTGGGCCGCGGCAGCCTCCGACATCATCGCCACGCACTTCTGGCTGACGATGGAAGGCGTGATCCACACGCTCCAGGCGCTGCTGATCCTGGGCCCGATCGTCGCGTACTTCGTGACGAAGCGCATGTGCATCGCGCTGCAGCGGAAGGACCGCGAGATCGCCCTCCACGGCTACGAGTCGGGGCGAATCGTGCGCCTCCCCGGTGGCGAGTACATCGAGGTGCACCAGCCCGTCGACGAGTACGAGCGCTTCAAGCTTGCCGACTTCGACACCTACGAGCCGCTCGTGGTCCGCCCGAACGCCCAGGGCCGCATCCCGTGGCATGAGAACGTCCGCGCGTCCATCTCGCGCTGGTTCTTCGAGGATCGGCTCACCCCGGTCTCGCAGGCGGAGCTCGATGCGGCACTGGCTCACCAGCACCACGACCTCGACCACATCGCGGCCGAGGAGGATCTGGAGCTGCAGGGCGCACATGAGCGCGCCGGTGTTCCCGATGCCCCGCACAAGCCGATCGACGACGGTCACAACTCCGAGACGGCGGTCCGCCCCTCGAACGTGATCGTGCCCGACCCCGAGCCGGGGACGAAGTCACCCAGGAACCGCGAGAAGGAGTCCGACCAGTAG
- a CDS encoding Rieske 2Fe-2S domain-containing protein, with amino-acid sequence MAHEDDPLEHERASWKPSPGLAVAVPDPVRNPGLPPHRERMTDQDPASMKRAVRGVYTLFYLSIAGSIWAIAAYMLFPIESGRIVDIRNNNLFIGLGIAFALLAIGIGAIHWSKAVMSDREFVEPRHATRGRDTTREAAIKAFADADAESGFGRRVMIRNSLIAALVASVVPGVVLFRGLAPFSSPENPNAGDPVYLLQHTMWKEGMRLAHDPSGEPIRAADLTLGSAVHVIPEALAEVSHSDGYLEEKAKALVLLVRLLPEDLVEPEDRKEWSYNGIVAYSKVCTHVGCPVALYEQQTHHLLCPCHQSQFDVTDQAKVIFGPAARPLPQLPITVDDEGYLIARSDFNEPVGPSFWERH; translated from the coding sequence ATGGCCCACGAGGACGACCCGCTCGAGCACGAGAGGGCTTCCTGGAAGCCCTCCCCCGGGCTCGCCGTCGCGGTCCCCGACCCGGTGCGCAACCCTGGCCTCCCCCCGCACCGCGAGCGGATGACCGACCAGGACCCCGCTTCGATGAAGCGCGCCGTGCGCGGCGTCTACACGCTCTTCTACCTTTCGATCGCCGGAAGCATCTGGGCCATCGCGGCCTACATGCTGTTCCCGATCGAGAGCGGGCGGATCGTCGACATCCGCAACAACAACCTCTTCATCGGACTCGGCATCGCCTTCGCCCTGCTGGCCATCGGCATCGGCGCGATCCACTGGTCCAAGGCGGTCATGTCCGACCGCGAGTTCGTGGAGCCGCGCCATGCCACGCGCGGCCGCGACACGACGCGTGAGGCCGCCATCAAGGCGTTCGCCGACGCCGATGCAGAGTCCGGTTTCGGCCGCCGCGTCATGATCCGCAACTCGCTGATCGCCGCGCTCGTCGCATCCGTCGTGCCGGGCGTCGTGCTGTTCCGCGGACTCGCGCCGTTCAGCTCGCCCGAGAACCCGAACGCGGGCGACCCCGTGTACCTCCTCCAGCACACCATGTGGAAAGAGGGCATGCGCCTGGCGCACGACCCTTCGGGCGAGCCCATCCGCGCTGCCGACCTCACGCTCGGCTCCGCCGTGCACGTCATTCCCGAGGCGCTGGCGGAGGTGTCGCACAGCGACGGCTATCTCGAGGAGAAGGCCAAAGCCCTGGTGCTCCTCGTCCGCCTGCTGCCCGAGGACCTCGTGGAGCCGGAGGATCGCAAGGAGTGGTCGTACAACGGCATCGTCGCGTACTCGAAGGTCTGCACCCACGTCGGCTGCCCGGTTGCTCTGTATGAGCAGCAGACGCATCACCTGCTGTGCCCGTGCCATCAGTCGCAGTTCGACGTCACCGACCAAGCCAAGGTCATCTTCGGCCCGGCTGCGCGTCCGCTGCCGCAGCTGCCCATCACCGTCGACGACGAGGGCTACCTCATCGCGAGGAGCGACTTCAACGAGCCCGTCGGCCCGAGCTTCTGGGAGCGTCATTGA
- a CDS encoding cytochrome c: MARETTRRSKGRRSPWAAAALIGIGLLITGGVYAGASAAMAATTPETVTNSALTVEDGKKLFQANCATCHGLDVQGTDDGPSLYGVGELAVHFQMSTGRMPLQMQGPQAPQKPVQFTDEQIAAIGEYIQSIAPGPSYPDDEVLDGEGNASEGGELFRINCAMCHNVAGAGGALTEGKYAPALHTTTPLNMYAAMVTGPQNMPVFNDMTLTTEEKRDIITYLLYLQDNESAGGFSLGSLGPVSEGLFIWIFGIGSLIAITVWITAKSN; the protein is encoded by the coding sequence ATGGCACGAGAGACCACGCGCCGCTCAAAAGGCCGCCGCAGCCCCTGGGCCGCAGCCGCACTGATCGGCATCGGCCTGCTCATCACCGGTGGCGTCTACGCCGGGGCATCCGCCGCAATGGCGGCGACGACGCCCGAGACGGTGACGAACTCCGCCCTCACCGTCGAAGACGGCAAGAAGCTGTTCCAGGCCAACTGCGCCACCTGTCACGGCCTGGACGTGCAGGGCACGGACGACGGCCCCTCGCTGTACGGCGTCGGCGAGCTCGCGGTGCACTTCCAGATGAGCACCGGTCGCATGCCGTTGCAGATGCAGGGACCGCAGGCACCGCAGAAGCCGGTGCAGTTCACCGACGAGCAGATCGCCGCGATCGGCGAGTACATCCAGTCGATCGCCCCTGGTCCCAGCTACCCCGACGACGAGGTGCTCGACGGCGAGGGGAACGCCTCCGAGGGAGGCGAGCTCTTCCGCATCAACTGCGCCATGTGCCACAACGTGGCCGGAGCCGGCGGCGCGCTCACCGAGGGCAAGTACGCCCCGGCCCTGCACACCACCACTCCGCTCAACATGTACGCGGCGATGGTCACCGGTCCGCAGAACATGCCGGTGTTCAACGACATGACGCTGACCACCGAAGAGAAGCGCGACATCATCACCTACCTGCTCTATCTGCAGGACAACGAGTCGGCAGGCGGATTCTCGCTTGGCTCGCTGGGCCCCGTCTCGGAGGGCCTCTTCATCTGGATCTTCGGCATCGGCTCGCTGATCGCCATCACCGTGTGGATCACGGCGAAGTCCAACTGA